Proteins from a single region of Pyrus communis chromosome 6, drPyrComm1.1, whole genome shotgun sequence:
- the LOC137737478 gene encoding mitochondrial intermembrane space import and assembly protein 40 homolog, with protein sequence MGQVQSEAATADRHSGSGVSSPSSSSPSVSTDSPIAEAAAYGNDGNESLDAKAHKALECPCIADLRSGPCGLQFSEAFLCYLKSTVEEKGSDCVHPFVVLQNCIKANPDAFSQDNLEEDKIKKDDDYKIYPPTWSRESQSPKSKL encoded by the exons ATGGGTCAAGTTCAAAGCGAGGCAGCAACAGCGGATCGCCACTCTGGTTCTGGTGTCTCCTCCCCATCCTCTTCCTCTCCTTCCGTTTCCACAGACTCTCCTATTGCCG AAGCTGCAGCATATGGCAATGACGGAAATGAG TCTCTTGATGCCAAGGCTCACAAGGCACTGGAATGCCCCTGCATAGCTGACTTACGAAGTGGGCCCTGCGGACTTCAGTTTTCAGAGGCCTTTCTCTGTTATCTTAAGAGCACAGTGGAAGAAAAG GGATCAGACTGTGTGCATCCATTTGTAGTTCTGCAGAATTGTATTAAAGCTAATCCTGATGCCTTTTCTCAAGACAATTTAGAAGAagataaaattaagaaagatgACGACTACAAAATCTACCCCCCGACATGGTCCAGAGAATCTCAAAGTCCAAAGTCCAAGCTTTAG
- the LOC137737692 gene encoding uncharacterized protein gives MAFASATCFSSQLQLQRLPRGLAANSPLFVFPSPSSSNCRRFRPLSPTLRARRPFSAVVSAAAVKSNSHSNSNSSGNKTSKAAPAEEEEAEEAVEEVEEDLPWIQEKALDVVEFTGAVTQAIPGPRVGTSSLPWILALPLAYAGLTFVIALVKTVKKFSSPRHKRKKLVNKNAMLCKSIDELFQNGAEVKPDVLNQLVQKTGFGMEEILRKYIRYTLNEKPFNPDVVSNLIQLRKASKFDDSQVAEILNEISRRIVRDKGPVVMDVSGYTERGFKRKLAVQALFGKVFYLSELPEFCSRDSSLIVKEIFGVTDEDADKLRIHTLSEAGDIDSLEKMVDGSDSDDSGRGSP, from the exons ATGGCTTTTGCTTCTGCGACTTGCTTTTCTTCCCAACTGCAACTGCAACGGCTTCCTCGCGGCCTCGCCGCCAACAGTCCCTTATTCgtatttccttctccttcttcttctaatTGTCGTCGTTTCAGACCTCTCAGTCCGACACTCAGAGCAAGGAGACCCTTTTCCGCCGTTGTATCGGCGGCGGCGGTGAAGAGTAATTCGCATTCGAATTCGAATTCCAGTGGAAACAAAACCAGTAAAGCAGCACCAGCGGAAGAAGAGGAAGCAGAAGAAGCAGTGGAAGAGGTGGAAGAGGATCTACCGTGGATTCAGGAGAAGGCCTTGGACGTGGTAGAGTTCACGGGCGCCGTCACACAGGCGATTCCTGGACCCAGAGTGGGCACCAGCTCTCTCCCTTGGATTCTGGCTCTCCCTCTCGCCTATGCCGGTCTCACTTTCGTCATTGCCCTTGTCAAGaccgtcaaaaagttttctTCCCCTCGACATAAACGCAAGAAGCTG GTGAATAAAAATGCTATGCTATGTAAATCAATAGACGAATTGTTTCAGAATGGTGCAGAAGTCAAACCCGATGTCTTGAACCAACTTGTGCAGAAG ACTGGTTTTGGCATGGAGGAAATTTTGCGAAAGTACATTCGGTATACTTTGAATGAAAAACCATTCAACCCAGATGTGGTTTCCAACTTAATTCAGCTCAGAAAAGCTTCCAAGTTCGATGACTCTCAAGTTGCTGAAATTCTGAATGAAATTTCAAGAAGAATTGTACGAGATAAAG GCCCAGTTGTAATGGATGTTTCAGGCTACACTGAAAGAGGTTTCAAGAGAAAATTAGCTGTTCAAGCCCTGTTTGGAAAGGTTTTCTATCTGTCAGAG CTTCCAGAGTTCTGTTCGAGGGACAGCTCCTTAATTGTCAAAGAAATATTTGGTGTTACAGA TGAAGATGCAGATAAATTACGGATACATACACTTTCTGAAGCAGGGGACATAGATTCGTTAGAAAAGATGGTTGATGGTTCAGATTCAGATGATTCTGGCCGGGGCTCTCCTTGA